A genomic region of Ewingella sp. CoE-038-23 contains the following coding sequences:
- the rssB gene encoding two-component system response regulator RssB: MDKPLTSKHILIVEDEAVFRSVLAGFVSSLGATYTEAVNGLDALELVEDHPPDLILCDLAMPEMGGIEFVENLRLQGIKIPVLVISATDKMTDVATMLRLGVEDVLLKPINDLQRLRDALLTSLYPKLFSSDVLQKSDLMNDWEALCRNPNEAARLLQELQPPVQQTLAGCRVNYRQLTMAENAGLVLDIAALSSKDLGFYCLDVTRAKENGVLAALLLRAIFNGLLREHLSNQHQRLPQMSTLLKQVNQVFKQARLEGQFPLLLGYYHAEQKNLILVSAGLHANVNTGSNQIQLSNGVPLGTTGSTFSNQISQRCDAFQCQVWGAGGRLRLMLSTE, from the coding sequence ATGGATAAGCCACTTACAAGCAAGCACATTCTGATCGTCGAAGACGAAGCCGTTTTCCGGTCGGTGCTGGCGGGGTTCGTGAGCTCGTTGGGGGCAACCTACACGGAAGCAGTTAACGGCCTTGATGCGCTTGAGCTGGTAGAGGACCATCCCCCGGACCTGATTTTGTGCGATTTGGCGATGCCAGAGATGGGCGGCATTGAGTTTGTTGAAAACCTGAGATTGCAGGGGATCAAAATTCCCGTGCTGGTTATCTCCGCCACTGACAAAATGACCGACGTCGCCACCATGCTCAGACTGGGCGTGGAAGACGTGCTGCTAAAGCCAATCAATGACCTCCAACGGCTGCGCGATGCCTTGCTGACTAGCCTCTATCCAAAACTCTTCTCTTCCGACGTTTTGCAAAAAAGCGATCTGATGAATGACTGGGAAGCCTTGTGTCGCAACCCCAATGAAGCCGCAAGGCTGCTGCAAGAATTACAGCCTCCGGTGCAACAAACCTTGGCTGGCTGCCGGGTTAACTATCGCCAGCTGACGATGGCCGAAAATGCCGGTTTGGTGTTGGACATCGCGGCTCTCTCTTCTAAAGATCTCGGTTTTTACTGTCTCGATGTGACACGGGCGAAAGAAAACGGCGTCTTGGCGGCTTTACTGCTGCGGGCGATTTTCAACGGTTTATTGCGCGAGCACCTGAGTAACCAACACCAACGCCTTCCCCAGATGTCAACGCTGCTTAAACAAGTTAATCAAGTGTTCAAACAGGCACGACTTGAAGGTCAGTTTCCGCTGCTGTTGGGGTATTATCACGCCGAGCAAAAGAACCTTATTTTGGTGAGCGCCGGGCTGCATGCCAACGTAAATACCGGCAGTAATCAGATTCAATTGAGCAATGGCGTGCCTTTGGGCACCACCGGCTCGACCTTTTCGAATCAAATAAGCCAGCGCTGTGATGCCTTCCAGTGTCAGGTGTGGGGCGCCGGTGGCCGCTTAAGGTTAATGCTTTCGACTGAATAA
- a CDS encoding YchJ family protein produces MSQPCPCGSGEVFEKCCQPFLLNAQIAPTPSALMRSRYSAYAMQDADYLIATWHADCQPERWRESLEEGFKNTHWLGLNVIDAQPGKQADEGYVEFAARFKEPDTEEIHLVHERSRFLRVNERWYYIDGIKPQPGRNDSCPCGSGKKYKKCCGR; encoded by the coding sequence TTGTCACAGCCTTGCCCTTGCGGGAGCGGAGAAGTATTCGAAAAGTGCTGCCAGCCTTTTTTACTTAACGCCCAAATTGCCCCGACGCCTTCAGCCTTGATGCGCTCGCGCTACAGTGCTTATGCCATGCAAGACGCTGACTATTTGATTGCCACCTGGCATGCAGACTGCCAGCCAGAACGTTGGAGAGAGAGTCTCGAAGAGGGTTTTAAAAATACCCATTGGCTGGGGTTGAACGTCATCGACGCACAGCCGGGTAAGCAGGCAGATGAAGGTTATGTAGAATTTGCCGCTCGTTTTAAAGAGCCAGATACAGAAGAGATTCATTTAGTTCACGAGCGTTCGCGCTTTCTTCGCGTGAATGAACGCTGGTACTATATTGACGGAATTAAACCCCAGCCGGGCAGGAACGACAGCTGCCCCTGTGGTTCAGGTAAAAAATATAAGAAGTGTTGCGGTCGCTGA
- the purU gene encoding formyltetrahydrofolate deformylase: protein MPQQNIQTKVLRTICPDAKGLIAKITNICYKHELNIVQNNEFVDHRTGRFFMRTELEGIFNDNTLLADLDSALPKGSVRELHSTDRRRIVILVTKEAHCLGDLLMKSAYGGLDVEIAAVIGNHDTLQTLVERFDIPFHLVSHEGLTREQHDSAMMEQIDQYQPDYVVLAKYMRVLTPGFVQHYPHQVINIHHSFLPAFIGARPYHQAYERGVKIIGATAHYVNDSLDEGPIIMQDTINVDHTYTAEDMMRAGRDVEKNVLSRALYRVLAQRVFVYGNRTVIL from the coding sequence ATGCCGCAACAAAATATACAAACTAAGGTATTACGCACCATTTGCCCGGATGCTAAGGGCCTGATCGCCAAGATCACCAACATTTGTTACAAGCATGAATTGAACATCGTGCAAAACAACGAGTTCGTTGATCACCGCACCGGGCGTTTCTTCATGCGTACAGAGCTTGAAGGGATTTTCAACGATAATACGCTATTGGCCGATCTCGACAGCGCGCTGCCGAAAGGCTCAGTGCGCGAGTTGCATAGCACCGATCGCCGTCGCATTGTGATTTTGGTGACCAAAGAAGCCCACTGTCTGGGCGATTTGCTGATGAAATCGGCCTATGGCGGTTTGGATGTTGAAATCGCCGCAGTTATTGGCAACCACGACACGCTGCAAACGCTGGTTGAGCGTTTTGATATTCCGTTCCACTTAGTCAGCCACGAAGGCCTGACGCGCGAGCAGCATGACAGCGCAATGATGGAGCAAATCGACCAATATCAGCCGGATTACGTGGTGTTAGCGAAATACATGCGTGTGCTGACGCCGGGCTTTGTACAGCATTATCCGCATCAGGTTATCAACATTCACCACTCCTTCCTGCCCGCCTTTATCGGCGCGCGCCCTTATCATCAGGCCTATGAGCGCGGCGTGAAAATTATTGGCGCGACGGCGCACTATGTGAATGACAGTCTGGACGAAGGTCCAATCATCATGCAGGACACCATCAACGTCGATCACACCTATACGGCAGAAGATATGATGCGCGCCGGTCGTGACGTGGAGAAAAACGTGCTGAGTCGCGCGCTGTATCGCGTACTCGCCCAGCGCGTGTTCGTTTACGGAAATCGCACCGTTATTCTGTAA
- a CDS encoding peptidase domain-containing ABC transporter yields the protein MNLDNVRELANSLHFGFRHKVPQIIQTEAAECGLACLAMVCGYHGKHVDLQSLRQRFGISSRGATLRTLMDIATSVELKSRALKLDIDELNALKTPCILHWDLNHFVVLVAVKQGKVIIHDPAFGQRSLGIREVSEHFTGVALELWPDSGFTSEKPRVRLNLRKMMGNVSGLIPALTKIFCLSLMIESVNLLLPVGMQLVMDHVIPAKDPDLLTLICLGLLFFIIFRTGVSMLRAWTSLVMSTLIDVQWKARLFDHLLKLPLDYFEKRKLGDIQSRFTSLDTLRTTLTTNVVNSIIDGIMSIGLIVMMVLYGGWLIWVILGFTAIYVIFRLSTYNAYRQVSEEQIVKSARAGSHFMETLYGISTLKALGLSKTRANFWLNMNIDNANATVRKTKFEMMFAGGNTLIATLDQVALLWLGASQVIDGHMTLGMFVAFNTYRGQFSERAANLLNMVLQLRMLSLHRDRIADIALTDTEKSLPERELLRGGEAASLDVRDLVFQYDSLSAPLINGLNLSVAAGESVAIVGPSGQGKTTLMKIMTGLLSPTQGRVLINGMDITTAGLNNYRSCIACVLQDDTLFAGSIGENIASFDEQKDEARIVDCARRCNIHDDIEKMPMGYETLISELGNSLSGGQKQRLLIARALYRRPAILFLDEATSHLDLDNESKINQAISELEITRIFIAHRPSTIETADRVIKLG from the coding sequence ATGAATCTCGATAACGTGCGCGAACTGGCAAACAGTCTGCATTTCGGCTTCCGGCATAAAGTCCCGCAAATCATCCAAACCGAGGCCGCTGAGTGCGGCTTGGCCTGTCTGGCGATGGTCTGCGGTTATCACGGCAAGCATGTTGATTTGCAGAGTCTGCGCCAGCGTTTTGGCATTTCATCTCGTGGCGCGACCCTGCGCACCCTGATGGATATTGCCACCTCGGTGGAGCTGAAGTCTCGCGCCCTTAAGCTCGACATTGATGAGCTGAATGCGCTGAAAACCCCCTGCATTCTGCACTGGGATCTTAACCATTTCGTGGTGCTGGTGGCAGTGAAGCAGGGCAAAGTGATTATTCACGACCCGGCCTTTGGTCAGCGCTCGCTGGGTATCCGCGAGGTGTCTGAACATTTCACCGGCGTGGCGCTGGAGCTGTGGCCGGACAGCGGCTTTACCTCGGAAAAGCCGCGCGTTCGCCTGAATCTGCGCAAAATGATGGGCAACGTCAGTGGCTTAATCCCCGCGCTGACCAAGATTTTCTGCCTATCGCTGATGATTGAGTCGGTCAACCTGCTACTGCCGGTCGGCATGCAGTTGGTCATGGACCACGTGATCCCCGCCAAAGACCCCGACCTGCTGACCCTGATTTGCCTCGGGCTGCTGTTCTTCATCATCTTCCGCACCGGCGTGAGCATGCTGCGCGCCTGGACCTCTTTGGTGATGAGTACGCTGATTGACGTGCAGTGGAAAGCGCGGCTGTTTGACCACCTGCTCAAGCTGCCGCTGGACTATTTCGAGAAGCGCAAACTGGGCGATATTCAGTCGCGCTTTACCTCTCTCGACACGCTACGCACTACGCTGACCACCAACGTGGTCAACAGTATTATCGACGGCATCATGTCCATCGGCCTGATTGTGATGATGGTGCTGTACGGCGGCTGGCTGATTTGGGTCATTCTTGGCTTCACCGCGATTTACGTCATCTTTAGGCTTTCGACCTATAACGCCTATCGGCAGGTGTCCGAGGAGCAAATCGTCAAAAGCGCCCGTGCCGGTTCCCACTTTATGGAAACCCTGTATGGCATAAGTACCCTGAAGGCGCTGGGGCTGTCGAAGACGCGCGCCAACTTCTGGCTCAATATGAACATTGATAACGCCAATGCCACGGTGCGCAAGACTAAGTTTGAGATGATGTTTGCCGGCGGTAATACGCTGATTGCCACTCTCGATCAGGTGGCGTTGCTGTGGCTGGGGGCGAGTCAGGTGATTGACGGCCATATGACATTAGGGATGTTTGTCGCCTTCAACACCTATCGCGGGCAGTTCTCCGAACGCGCGGCCAACCTGCTCAATATGGTTTTACAGCTGAGGATGCTTTCGCTGCACCGCGATCGTATCGCCGATATCGCGCTGACCGACACCGAGAAGAGCCTGCCCGAGCGCGAACTGCTGCGCGGCGGCGAGGCGGCGTCCCTCGACGTGCGCGACCTGGTGTTCCAGTATGACAGCCTGTCCGCGCCATTAATCAACGGCCTGAACCTGTCCGTGGCGGCGGGAGAGAGCGTGGCGATTGTCGGGCCGTCTGGGCAGGGTAAAACCACGCTGATGAAGATAATGACCGGGCTGCTGTCGCCTACGCAGGGCCGCGTGTTGATTAACGGCATGGATATTACTACCGCCGGTTTGAACAATTACCGCAGCTGTATTGCCTGTGTGTTGCAGGACGACACGCTGTTTGCCGGTTCAATTGGCGAGAACATTGCCAGCTTTGATGAGCAGAAGGATGAGGCGCGCATTGTGGATTGTGCTCGCCGTTGCAACATTCATGATGATATTGAAAAGATGCCGATGGGCTATGAAACGCTGATCAGCGAACTGGGCAACAGCTTGTCTGGCGGCCAGAAACAGCGGTTATTGATTGCCCGCGCGCTCTACCGTCGCCCGGCGATTCTGTTCCTTGATGAAGCGACCAGCCATTTAGATCTGGATAATGAATCCAAGATTAATCAGGCCATCAGCGAACTGGAGATCACCAGGATCTTCATCGCCCATCGGCCATCCACCATAGAAACGGCAGATCGGGTAATTAAGCTCGGGTAG
- a CDS encoding HlyD family secretion protein — protein MLFRKEVNEHQQNHWAGKALLLAGWPVWVVTSLTALFLIALLSFLIFSNYTRRINVSGEVITQPHSINLFSPEQGVITNLMVETGKTVKKGQPLYQIDVSRVTQAGNVSTTTLSAINKQRDQIDTIINQLQNNKRTTLDNLQQQLEQYEKAHMVSQDMVASAQQGLDAMKKSMQNYGAYQRKGLINTDQLNNQRYLFYQQQTSFQSLNTQSIQESLQITNLRSELVTRAADFDNQISQYGVQRNDLDRQLAEADAKGSLLITAPTDGKISSLSVTPGQMVNAGDSLAQLVPAKNSPFFLVAWLPNESVPYVKPGEEINIRYEAYPFEKYGQFPGRVESVSSAPVSEQELNSYSSAPKNPNGTVSGPYYKVIVSLDKSQLNWHGETLNLSSGMKAESTMFLEKRPLYQWMLSPYYSMKKSVVGPINESR, from the coding sequence ATGCTCTTTCGTAAAGAAGTAAATGAACATCAACAGAACCACTGGGCCGGTAAGGCACTTCTGTTAGCGGGGTGGCCGGTTTGGGTGGTCACCTCGCTGACTGCTCTCTTTCTTATCGCGCTGCTCAGTTTCTTGATTTTCTCCAATTACACTCGCCGAATTAATGTGAGTGGCGAAGTGATCACCCAGCCTCATAGCATTAATTTATTCAGTCCGGAGCAGGGTGTGATCACTAATCTGATGGTGGAAACCGGCAAAACGGTCAAAAAGGGCCAGCCGCTGTATCAGATTGACGTCAGCCGGGTGACCCAGGCAGGTAATGTCAGCACCACCACGCTGTCGGCGATTAATAAACAGCGTGACCAGATAGACACCATCATCAATCAGTTGCAAAACAACAAGCGCACTACGCTGGACAATTTGCAGCAGCAGCTCGAGCAGTATGAGAAGGCGCACATGGTGTCGCAGGACATGGTAGCGTCGGCACAGCAAGGGCTGGATGCGATGAAAAAAAGCATGCAGAACTATGGCGCGTATCAGCGCAAGGGATTAATTAATACCGATCAGCTGAATAACCAGCGCTATCTGTTCTATCAACAGCAAACCTCCTTCCAAAGCCTTAATACGCAATCCATCCAAGAGTCATTGCAGATAACCAACTTGCGCAGCGAGCTGGTGACCCGCGCCGCCGATTTCGACAACCAGATTTCGCAGTACGGCGTGCAGCGCAATGACTTAGACCGCCAGCTGGCCGAGGCCGATGCTAAAGGCTCGCTGCTGATCACCGCGCCGACCGACGGCAAGATCTCCTCACTCAGCGTGACGCCGGGGCAGATGGTCAATGCCGGTGACAGTCTGGCGCAGCTGGTTCCGGCCAAGAATTCACCTTTCTTCCTGGTGGCATGGTTGCCGAATGAAAGCGTGCCTTACGTCAAGCCGGGGGAGGAGATCAATATTCGCTACGAAGCCTATCCGTTTGAAAAATATGGCCAGTTCCCCGGAAGAGTGGAGTCCGTTTCCTCTGCGCCGGTGTCCGAGCAGGAGCTGAACTCTTACTCTAGCGCGCCGAAGAACCCTAATGGCACGGTCAGCGGGCCTTATTACAAAGTGATTGTTTCCTTAGATAAAAGCCAGCTCAACTGGCATGGCGAAACGCTCAATTTATCCAGTGGCATGAAAGCGGAGTCTACGATGTTCCTCGAAAAACGCCCGCTCTATCAGTGGATGCTATCTCCGTATTACAGCATGAAGAAAAGTGTGGTGGGGCCGATCAATGAATCTCGATAA